Below is a genomic region from Isosphaeraceae bacterium EP7.
CGATGTGAGCGGCGTCGATCTCGGGCCGGCCCTTGAGGAATGCGACCCCGGCCGCGACATCGTCGATGTAGTCTTTGGTCGTCGCCGCCTTCGGGTCGCCCGTCGAGCCCCCGACCCCACGGTCGTCCACCCGCAGCACAGCCACGCCCGCTCGGCTCAGGTCGTCGGCCAGGACCCAGAACGGCTTGTGGCCGAAAATGGTCTCGTCGCGATCCTGCGCTCCCGACCCGGTGATCATGAGCACCGCGGGGAACGGCCCCTTTCCTTCGGGCACGGTCAGGGTTCCGGCAATCGTTACCTTCTCACCGCCGGGGTAGCTCACCTCGATCGCCTTGTACGGGAAGGGTGCCTTGGGCGTCTGGGGCCGCTTGATCTCGGTCGGCTTCTCCACCTTGGCCAGGGTGAGCGGGAGCTTGTTGGGCCCCTGGGTCCAGGTCCCTTCGGCCTTGGTCCCGGCGTCGTCAAGAGTGCCGCTGAACTCGCCCTTGATGACCGCCACGTCGAGCTTGAACGTCTTTCCTTCAAGCGTCGTGGACGCGACGGGAATTCCCTTGGCCCCCTGGTCGGGGCTGTCCAGCGTCGAACTCAAGGCGCCGTCCTTACCCTGGGTCACGTTCACGACCAGGCGCAGCGAGGCCGGCCCGATCGTCAGCTTCCCCTCCCAGGTCCCCGCCAGCTTCGACTTCGGAACGTCGTCGCCCCGCGAGACTTCGCACGCGAAGGCCGTCAGCATCGACAACGCCAGGAAGGCACCTCGGATCGTGGGCATCGGTCACCTCGGTTCGACTGGAAGCCATCCACGGCCTTCGCATCCGGCGATGCGCCGACCACGCCGGAAACCCTACCAGATCCGAACTTGACCGGGACGGATCAATTCGCTTGCCCGGCGAATCGCCTGCACGCCGTGCCCAACGGCCGGTTAGAATGGACCGCTTCCCTTCCATCGAAGGGCGACCGATCTCCGGGCGTCGCCCACCACTTGCGCGGAGCCGACCACGGCCATGGCCGACAATCACGCCTTCGACGTCGTCAGCGAAGTCAACCACGTCGAGATCCACAACGCCGTCACCCAGGCCCAGCACGAGATCAACGTGCGATACGACTTCAAGGGGACGCGGGCCAGCATCGAGTTCAACAAGAAGGACAACACCCTCAAGCTCGAGGCCGACCACAAGGGTCAGCTCGACACCGTGCTTCAGGTCCTCAAGGAGAAGCTGGCCAAGCGCGGGGTCGCCGTGAATGTCCTGAAGCGCGGGACCGTCGAGGAGGCGACCCACGACAGCGTCCGCGAGGTCATCACCATGCACGTCGGCATCGAGGCCGACGACGCGCGCAAGCTCGTCAAGCAGATCAAGGGGCTCGGCCTGAAGGTGCAGGCCCAGATCATGGACGAGAAGCTGCGCATCACCGGCAAGAAGCTCGACGAACTCCAGGCCGTCATGAAGTACCTCAAGGAGAATGGTCCGGAATACCCTCTCCAGTTTACCAATTTCACCTGATCTGCCCCTCTTCGCCCAAGCGGACCACCGCCACGAGCGGCCGAGTCCGGGGCCTGCTCGCGCAGGAAGCGTTCCAGACGCCGCCTCGGACCGTCCGATGTTAGCCATGCCCCGGGAGGTCGGTCGGTGCGGAGCACCCCCGCATCCCGGGACGCTGGCGGGGAATTCTTTCCCCACTCGGAATTGGGTCGTAAAGGCGGAGGGCCGGACAGCCATGGGCTTCTTGAGCGGACGCATCACCTACGCGCGATTTGCAGTCTCGGGCGACAGCCCCCTCCCCTTCGATGAAGACCTGCTGGAGAAAGCCAACCTCCACGCCATCGGTAAGCACGGCAGCGCCGAATCGACTGACGGCGTCAAGATCGGCTGGGGGGGCGGCGACCACGTCCTCGACAACCGGTTCGAGCTGGAGAAGAACCTGATTAACGACGCGCTCCACCTCTCGATGCGCGTCGACACCAACAAGGTTCCCAGCTCGATCCTCAAGGCCTACACCACCATCGAGACCCAGGCCCGGGCCCACCTCAACCCCAGCGGCCGGGCCACAAAGGCCCAGCGCACCGAGGCCAAGGAAGCCGCGATCATCCGCGCCGAGGCCGAATCGGCCGACGGCCGCTACCTGCGGATGGCCCACTACCCCATCCTCTGGGACGGCCAGACCAACACCGTCTTCGTGGGCGCCACCAGCCTGAACGTGCTCGATCGCCTGCGGACTCTCTTCCGCGAGACCTTCGACCGCACGCTGGAGCCCCTCACCGCCGGCACGCTCGCCGTGCGGCTGGCCGAGCAGCGCGGCGAAGCCGCCAGCATGGAAACCTTCGGCCCCTTCCACGACTCCCCCGTCGTCACCTGGGCCAACGAGGAAGGCTCCAGCCACGACGTCCTGGGCAATGAGTTCCTGCTCTGGCTCTGGCACACCCTCCAGAACGACAGCGACACCCTCAACCTGCCCGACGGCAGCGAGGCGACCATCATGGTCGCCAAGACCCTGACCCTCGACTGCCCCCGAGGCGAGAACGGCCGCGACCAGCTGACCACCGAAGGCCCGACACGCCTGCCCGAGGCCTTCCGCGCCCTGCAAGGCGGCAAGCTCCCCCGCAAGGCCGGCCTCATCATCGTCCGCCACGGCATGCAGTACGAGTTCACCCTGCAAGCCGAGACCTTCTCCGTCAGCGGCGCCAACCTGCCCAAGCCCGAGGACGCACAGGGCGACGAGGCGAAGATCGCCCGGATCGACGGCCTCCGCCACCTGGTCGAGACCCTCGACCTCATCTACGACACCTTCACCCGCCGCCGCACCGGCACCAACTGGACCGGCGACATGGGCCGCATCCGCAACTGGCTCACCGCCGCCTGAGCCGGCCGGATCATCGAAACTCAAAGGCCGCCCCCCGCGAGCTTGTTCGCGGGGGGCGGCCTTTTTTCGTTCACTCAGGGCGGCTGAACGAGTCGGCGTCGGCCTTGTCGAGCACCTTGAAGTCGGTGGTCTCCGCCTCGACGAACTTCGACCCGGCGCGGGTGCTCGCGACCTTCGTGGGGATCTTGAGCCCGCTATAGTCCTTGTAGTCGGAGAAGGTCTCGACCTCGTCGACCGTCGAGCCGTCGAAGTTGACCACCTTCGCCGTCCGCTTCACGGGAAGGCCGGTCTCCTTGTCGAAGGAGAGCGTGAAGTCCTTGCCGTCGGGGCCGGTCGCCGTCAGCACGGAGGCGGGCTTGCCGTCGACCTTCTCCTCGCCCTTCGACTCCACCTTGAAGCCCTTCCCCTTCAGCGCCAGGGGATTGTAGGTGACAACCTGAAGGTAGAGATTCTGGCGCTCGGTGCTCAGCTCCTGTTCGGACAGACCTTGCGTCTGGCCGTCGAACTTCCTCCAGCCCTTGTCGCCGTCCAGGACCGCCAGCACCTCGACGTCCTGACCGCCGAAGTTCCCCTTGAACTCGGCCCGATGCCGGTCCAGGCCCTTCACGGTCGACGTCGCCTCGAACTCGTTGGGCGTGCCGTTGAGGTAGAGCTTGCCCTTGTTTTTCCAGGAGATCACGTCGGCCTTGGCAAGTTTCGCCTCGCCGCCGAGTGCCTTGATCGCCCGGTCCAGGACGGCGGTCACCTCCGCGTCATCCGCGCTCGCTACGCTCGTCAGACCGACCAACATCGCAGCCAACCCAAGCATCATCTTCATCAGATCGCCTCGTCCCGTGAGAGAGATCAGAACGGATCAGATCCGCGACGACCCGTCAGGATACTGCGGCGCCATGCCTCCGTGAAGCGGCCCGCAGGCGCGCGGCGACTCCCGGCGGCCCGGCGTGGGCACCCGTGCGAGATCATCCGAGGGCTCCTACTTCGCTCAGTCGGGGCGGCTGAAGACGGAGGTGTCGGCCTTGGCCTGCACCTTGATCTCGGTGTTCACCACTTCGGCAAATTTGATCCCGTCGCGGGTGCTCGTCCCGCGGGTGGCGAACATGATCCCGCCGAACTCCTGGTGACCCTCGAACGTCGTCTGATCGTCGACGATGTTCCCGTCATAGTTGACGATCCTCGCCGTCCGCTTCACGGGCAGCCCGGTCTCCTTGTCGAAGAAGAGGGTGAAGTCCTTGCCGTCCGGGCCGGTCGCCTTGAGGACCGCCGAGGGCTTGCCGTCGATCTTCTCCTCGCCTTTGGACTCCACCTTGAAGCCGTCGCCCTTCATCGCCAGCATCGTGATCGAGATCGCCTGGAGATAGGCGTTCTGCCGCTCGCCGGCCAGTTCGTGCTCGGTCAGCTCCAGGGTCGTCCCGTTGAAGCGCCTCCAGCCCTTGGCCCCGTCGAGGACGGTGATCACCTCGATGTCCGACCCGTCGAAATCGCCACCGAACTCCGCGCGGGTGCGATCGAGACCCTTCAGGGTCGTCCGCAGCGTGAAGCCGTTTGGCGTCCCTTCCAGGTAGATCTTTCCCTTCGACTTCCACGAGATGACGTCGGCCCTGGCCAGGGCATCCTCGCCACCAAGCGCCTTGATCGCGCGGTCGATGACGGCCTTCGCCTCCTTGTCTTCCGCGCTCGCGCCCCCCGTCAACCCGAGGAGCAATGCCGCCACTCCGAGTACTGCCTTCATCAGATCGCCTCGTCGTCGGGGGGAAATTCTGGACCGGGCCACAACGTCGTGCCACGACAGGATACGTCGCATTCCGTCAGGCGAGAAGCCGCGATCTTGGCGCGCGGTGCCGCCCGGCCAGGTTCGGGGAAGCTGCCGAACGTTGGCCCGTCTCGCAATCCGGAGGCGACTGACACCGGCGCCGGGCGGGGGGTGCCCAGGAGGGGGGAGCCGGCAAGGGGGACAATCCGGCGGATTGTCGGTCGAAGGCCCGGCTCTCAGGCGTTCGAGGAGGTCGAATGCGTCGCGGTTGCGGGCGAGACCGCCTTCAAGGCAGCCTTGCGGGCCAGGGTGAAGTCCGCGCCACCCACCGTCGCGCCGGCGTAGGCCACATCGATGTTGAACTGGTCGACCTGACGGCCGTCGGTCGGCTGAATCTCGCGGTTGTTGGGCAGGAAGCCCGCTCCGCTGGCCACCGCTTCATACTGCTTCAACTGGGCGGAATCCAGCGTGATCGGGGTCGAGAACACCAGCCAGTTGACGGTCTGAGACAGCGGCGGAGTCGTCAGCGAGCCGCTGTAAAACCAGCCCTGCGTGCTCGAAGGGAGCAGGCCCGCGAAGTTCAAGGGGGCCGACAGCGTGGTCGACGAGCCCGAGGTCGTCAGATTCGCCGTCGCCGCGTCCAGGATCGGCTGGATCGAGTCGTTATGCGCTCCCAGTTGCAGGAACACCGCCACCACCGTCTCGGCGCCGGTGGAGCTGACGTTCACGAAGTGCTCCTCCATCGGGTAGTGATATCCATTCACCTCATTCTCGGCCGTGTCGTGGGCATGGAACTGCGACAGGTCGTACTCGACCCCGTTCAGCTCGATCGAGTCGGCCTTGTTGGCGGTGAACTGCGTCTGGAGCTGCGCCCCGTTGTTGATCACCGCCTTGGGCGTCGCCGGGGCGTAGTTGATCGTCAGGTACTGGCTCAGGTCGGTCGGTTCCCCCTTGATGTTGATGGGAGACTCGAACGCCGCGTTTCCCTCGGGGGCGATGGTCACCCAGCCGTCCTGGCCCACCGGCCCGTTCTCCGGATTGTTGTTGCCCGTATGGTAGCTCCAGCTCACCCCCGTATAGAGCTGCCCCGTCGCCGGGTTCGTTGCATACGCCCCCACCGGGGCGATATTGGTGAACGTCGGCGAGGTTTGCACGAACGCCTTCGGCGTTTCGACATGCACCACGTACGCACCGGGCTTCTCCCCCTTGAAGGCGTACCTGCCCAGAGGGCCGGTCTTGGTGGTGGCCGCTTTCGCCCCATCGGCGTCAAACAACTGCACCGTCAGGCCCCCCAGCCCACGGCCGGTCACCTCATTGGTGATCCGCCCCGAGATGCTGACGGCCCTGGCAAGCGCCGAGTGCTGCGAACCGTTGAGCACCATCCTGTCTTCCAGGTGCTCCACATGCACGGCCAGCCCGGCTCGCCGGCACCTTTCCCGCGTCTTGTCCCACGGCAGAAGTCTCATCGCTCAAGGTGCTCCGTTCAGGTTCCGTGTAAATTGCCCATCTTCCGGGCGTCATCACTGTTACCAAACCTGGCACGATGAATTCAATCCCTTGAATTCGTGCCGAGCGAGCGGTACGCGAACGGATTCGGGGCCGCATCTCCTGGTCGAGACGTCCCCCCGAAACGTGCCATCCGCCCGGCCATCCCGGCCGGGAAGAAGGGGATTTATGCCCGCCAGGTAGGCCAAGCAAACGGCACTGGCGACGAAAATCGTTGCCGGCTTTGCCAAGAAGCAGGCCGAGAACGACGTGTTCAAGCCGCGCGATACCCAGGCCCTCACGATCGGCGAGCGGGGCCACAGGCAAACCATCGAGGCCTGCGTCCGATTGCGGGACCAAGGCCCAGTCTCAGCGAGAACCGAGCAAACCGCCGGGGCCAGCGGCGTGCATTGGGGCCGGCGGGAATGGATCGGAGCTGTTCACCCCTGCCCTCCCCGCTCGGATCGGAGAGTCTTGCCTCACCTCGATCTCGGCTCGGT
It encodes:
- a CDS encoding carbonic anhydrase family protein; amino-acid sequence: MRLLPWDKTRERCRRAGLAVHVEHLEDRMVLNGSQHSALARAVSISGRITNEVTGRGLGGLTVQLFDADGAKAATTKTGPLGRYAFKGEKPGAYVVHVETPKAFVQTSPTFTNIAPVGAYATNPATGQLYTGVSWSYHTGNNNPENGPVGQDGWVTIAPEGNAAFESPINIKGEPTDLSQYLTINYAPATPKAVINNGAQLQTQFTANKADSIELNGVEYDLSQFHAHDTAENEVNGYHYPMEEHFVNVSSTGAETVVAVFLQLGAHNDSIQPILDAATANLTTSGSSTTLSAPLNFAGLLPSSTQGWFYSGSLTTPPLSQTVNWLVFSTPITLDSAQLKQYEAVASGAGFLPNNREIQPTDGRQVDQFNIDVAYAGATVGGADFTLARKAALKAVSPATATHSTSSNA
- a CDS encoding YajQ family cyclic di-GMP-binding protein; its protein translation is MADNHAFDVVSEVNHVEIHNAVTQAQHEINVRYDFKGTRASIEFNKKDNTLKLEADHKGQLDTVLQVLKEKLAKRGVAVNVLKRGTVEEATHDSVREVITMHVGIEADDARKLVKQIKGLGLKVQAQIMDEKLRITGKKLDELQAVMKYLKENGPEYPLQFTNFT
- a CDS encoding alpha/beta fold hydrolase; its protein translation is MPTIRGAFLALSMLTAFACEVSRGDDVPKSKLAGTWEGKLTIGPASLRLVVNVTQGKDGALSSTLDSPDQGAKGIPVASTTLEGKTFKLDVAVIKGEFSGTLDDAGTKAEGTWTQGPNKLPLTLAKVEKPTEIKRPQTPKAPFPYKAIEVSYPGGEKVTIAGTLTVPEGKGPFPAVLMITGSGAQDRDETIFGHKPFWVLADDLSRAGVAVLRVDDRGVGGSTGDPKAATTKDYIDDVAAGVAFLKGRPEIDAAHIGLIGHSEGGIIAPAVAARTEDVDFIVLLAGTGMTGREILIRQGKLIGEAGGRSAEEIARNTTVQEAMFQILAKQSEDEQIRMSLADLLTKEHGKLSEAERKAVGEVDAFIKAQSDAVLSPWMRYFIAYDPLPTLSKVTCPVLAISGEKDLQVPPENLEAIATALKAGGNMQVTTRLFPGLNHLFQPAETGSPSEYGSIEQTISPAVLETIRNWVKRQAGR